In one Sandaracinaceae bacterium genomic region, the following are encoded:
- a CDS encoding glutamate--tRNA ligase translates to MTAPVRVRFAPSPSGYLHIGGVRTALYSWLWARKLGGTFILRIEDTDAERSTQESVDIILDSMRWLGLDWDEGPDVGGPNAPYRQSERLDTYKDHAEKLIASGHAYRCYATKEEIQAARDAHTATGTKDGFVFESPWRDRTDGDPSEPHSVRFKCPREGSTTFVDLIRGPIEVAHSTLQDFILLRNTGLPLYNFGCVVDDVTMGVTLVARGDDHIINTTPQVLIYQALGVPVPEFAHLPMVLGPDGKRFSKRHGAVSVMEYRDLGYLPDAVLNYLARLGWSHGDQEVFTREELIQHFDWAHCGSQAGKYDPKKFLFVQEEHLRRQPDAWLAELTQPYLAARGLEVAADDARVLAAMPYIKPRSSLLPDLALNVDYFVRDVPEQDEKAAKKFLTPTAAPRLRALATLVERTEPFSQPALDAAVTAWLEAEGLAMKDVAQPARVALSGRGQSPGLFEVMEVLGREVSCARLLSAAEQAERATENTSPA, encoded by the coding sequence ATGACTGCGCCCGTTCGTGTTCGCTTTGCGCCCTCCCCCAGCGGCTACCTGCACATCGGTGGGGTGCGCACGGCCCTCTACAGCTGGCTGTGGGCCCGCAAGCTGGGCGGCACGTTCATCCTGCGCATCGAGGACACCGACGCGGAGCGCAGCACGCAGGAGAGCGTGGACATCATCCTCGACTCCATGCGCTGGCTGGGGCTCGACTGGGACGAGGGCCCGGACGTGGGCGGGCCGAACGCGCCCTACCGGCAATCGGAGCGCCTGGACACGTACAAGGACCACGCCGAGAAGCTCATCGCGAGCGGGCACGCCTATCGCTGCTACGCCACGAAAGAAGAGATCCAGGCCGCCCGCGACGCGCACACGGCCACGGGCACCAAGGACGGCTTCGTGTTCGAGAGCCCCTGGCGCGACCGCACCGATGGCGACCCGTCGGAGCCGCACTCGGTGCGCTTCAAGTGCCCTCGCGAGGGCAGCACCACGTTCGTGGACCTGATCCGCGGACCCATCGAGGTGGCCCACAGCACGCTCCAGGACTTCATCCTGCTGCGCAACACGGGGCTGCCGCTCTACAACTTCGGCTGCGTGGTGGACGACGTGACCATGGGCGTGACGCTCGTGGCGCGCGGTGACGACCACATCATCAACACCACGCCGCAGGTGCTCATCTACCAGGCGCTGGGCGTGCCGGTGCCGGAGTTCGCGCACCTGCCCATGGTGCTGGGCCCCGACGGCAAGCGCTTCAGCAAGCGGCACGGCGCGGTCAGCGTCATGGAGTACCGCGACCTCGGCTACCTGCCCGACGCGGTGCTGAACTACCTGGCGCGCCTGGGCTGGAGCCACGGGGACCAAGAGGTGTTCACGCGCGAGGAGCTCATCCAGCACTTCGACTGGGCGCACTGCGGGAGCCAGGCCGGCAAGTACGACCCGAAGAAGTTCCTGTTCGTGCAGGAGGAGCACCTGCGCCGGCAGCCGGACGCATGGCTGGCCGAGCTGACCCAGCCGTACCTCGCGGCGCGCGGTCTCGAGGTGGCCGCCGACGACGCGCGCGTGCTGGCTGCCATGCCGTACATCAAGCCCCGCAGCAGCCTGCTGCCGGACCTGGCGCTGAACGTGGACTACTTCGTGCGCGACGTGCCGGAGCAGGACGAGAAGGCCGCGAAGAAGTTCCTCACGCCCACGGCGGCGCCGCGCTTGCGGGCGCTGGCGACGCTAGTGGAGCGCACCGAGCCGTTCTCCCAGCCGGCGCTGGACGCGGCGGTGACCGCGTGGCTCGAGGCCGAGGGGCTGGCCATGAAGGACGTGGCCCAGCCGGCGCGCGTGGCGCTGAGCGGCCGTGGACAAAGCCCCGGCCTGTTCGAGGTGATGGAGGTGCTTGGGCGCGAGGTGTCGTGCGCGCGCCTGCTGTCTGCCGCAGAGCAGGCCGAGCGGGCCACCGAGAACACGAGCCCCGCGTGA
- a CDS encoding CPBP family intramembrane metalloprotease has product MKLAELHPRAFFLETWQQMDREAAEERAARDAAGLGYDWRPIIALLASAVLLTLMEYIGNRHWLDEWITRDQPLQWARDWRRSPHHERLSWAWWAGWRVLGYFLLPMILVRLYGERVRDQGLSTKGLREHLWLYVLCYLVVAVCVLFVSRSPEFVNYYPFYKGANKSWADFLGWELMYAAQFFALEFFFRGWWLKACKAQMGSHAIFVMTVPYVMIHFGKPMLETFGACIAGVVLGTLAMKTRSIWSGFFVHVGVAISMDLAAMMKTIGLPTTFWPPGG; this is encoded by the coding sequence GTGAAGCTGGCCGAGCTGCACCCGCGCGCGTTCTTCCTCGAGACGTGGCAGCAGATGGACCGCGAGGCCGCCGAAGAGCGCGCCGCGCGGGACGCCGCGGGGCTCGGCTACGACTGGCGGCCAATCATCGCGCTGCTGGCGAGCGCGGTGCTGCTGACGCTGATGGAGTACATCGGCAATCGGCACTGGCTGGACGAGTGGATCACACGCGACCAGCCGCTGCAGTGGGCGCGTGACTGGCGCCGCTCCCCGCACCACGAGCGTCTCTCCTGGGCCTGGTGGGCGGGCTGGCGCGTGCTCGGCTATTTCCTGCTGCCCATGATCTTGGTGCGCCTCTATGGCGAGCGCGTGCGCGACCAGGGCCTGTCCACCAAGGGGCTGCGCGAGCACCTCTGGCTCTACGTGCTGTGCTACCTGGTGGTGGCCGTGTGCGTGCTGTTCGTCAGCCGCAGCCCCGAGTTCGTGAACTACTACCCCTTCTACAAGGGCGCGAACAAGAGCTGGGCCGACTTCCTTGGCTGGGAGCTCATGTACGCGGCGCAGTTCTTCGCGCTCGAGTTCTTCTTCCGCGGCTGGTGGCTCAAGGCCTGCAAGGCCCAGATGGGCAGCCACGCCATCTTCGTGATGACCGTGCCGTACGTGATGATCCACTTCGGCAAGCCCATGCTGGAGACCTTCGGCGCGTGCATCGCCGGCGTGGTGCTCGGCACGCTGGCCATGAAGACGCGCTCCATCTGGTCGGGTTTCTTCGTGCACGTGGGCGTGGCCATCAGCATGGACCTGGCCGCCATGATGAAGACCATCGGGCTGCCGACCACGTTCTGGCCGCCGGGCGGGTGA
- a CDS encoding diguanylate cyclase has translation MFPLETPKRFSQDPGAQQRAQRLREKRLLTGLVSYGLALAVVVGAWLLGFYGARVVLAVTLMVIPINLVLFGLLRSGLNLRFRDPNITLLQLCLASVPVLYAMYHAGQARGAFLVLLLSVTMYGLYSFRTRDFIYFTAFILLGYSSVILLMLFRRPEEVQTRVDMLQWFSVLVAMAQFSSLAGYVNRLRARVRERNQELADRNLDLERALERIREMAMRDELTGAYNRRYLAEAFALEKKRCEREGGGFSFAILDVDFFKAVNDTYGHLVGDEVLKGVAAVLRAELRETDLFGRWGGEEFAVLLVGAELADAQATIERILRALAAHVFTTAEVSLRITASAGITEYRSPEEPDRTFARADEALYRAKAGGRDRVEIG, from the coding sequence ATGTTTCCCCTCGAGACACCAAAGCGCTTCAGCCAGGACCCGGGCGCGCAGCAACGCGCCCAGCGTCTGCGTGAGAAGCGCCTGCTGACGGGACTCGTGTCCTACGGCCTGGCGCTCGCGGTGGTGGTGGGGGCGTGGCTGCTCGGCTTCTACGGGGCGCGCGTCGTGCTGGCCGTGACGCTGATGGTCATTCCCATCAACCTGGTGCTCTTCGGGCTGCTGCGCTCGGGGCTGAACCTCCGCTTTCGCGACCCCAACATCACGCTGCTGCAGCTGTGCCTGGCCAGCGTGCCCGTGCTCTACGCCATGTATCACGCGGGCCAGGCGCGGGGCGCGTTCCTGGTGCTCTTGCTGTCCGTGACCATGTACGGGCTCTACAGCTTTCGGACGCGCGACTTCATCTACTTCACCGCGTTCATCTTGCTGGGGTACTCGTCCGTCATCTTGCTCATGCTCTTCCGGCGTCCGGAGGAGGTCCAAACGCGTGTGGACATGCTCCAGTGGTTCTCGGTGCTGGTGGCCATGGCGCAGTTCAGCTCGCTGGCCGGCTACGTGAACCGCCTCCGTGCGCGCGTGCGCGAGCGCAACCAAGAGCTGGCGGACCGCAACCTGGACCTCGAGCGCGCGCTCGAGCGCATCCGAGAGATGGCCATGCGCGACGAGCTGACCGGCGCGTACAACCGGCGCTACCTGGCGGAGGCCTTCGCACTCGAAAAGAAGCGCTGCGAGCGCGAGGGCGGGGGGTTCTCGTTCGCCATCCTGGACGTGGACTTCTTCAAGGCGGTCAACGACACCTACGGGCACTTGGTGGGCGACGAGGTGCTGAAGGGTGTGGCCGCGGTGCTGCGCGCTGAGCTCCGCGAAACCGACCTGTTCGGGCGCTGGGGCGGTGAAGAGTTCGCCGTGCTGTTGGTCGGCGCCGAGCTGGCCGACGCGCAGGCCACCATCGAGCGAATCCTGCGCGCGCTCGCGGCGCACGTGTTCACCACGGCGGAGGTGTCGCTGCGCATCACGGCCTCGGCAGGCATCACGGAGTACCGCAGCCCCGAGGAGCCCGACCGCACCTTCGCGCGCGCCGACGAGGCTCTCTACCGCGCGAAGGCCGGCGGCCGCGATCGCGTGGAGATCGGCTAG
- a CDS encoding isopenicillin N synthase family oxygenase has product MRQVPTLDVRALRGGDAPKFVRELHASLREFGFVCFVGHGVDEAVTEPAYDALRRFFALPEEVKRGYHVPGGGGARGYTAFGVEAAKDAQHPDLKEFWHVGREFEPSSPWRGSEPENIWPREVPGFQEATLALYRALDELGVTILRAIALGLGLPERFFDNVVDHGNSVLRPIHYPPLPKPCPPGVRAAAHEDINLITLLVCSDAPGLELLNREGQWLPLGTDQRMIAMNVGDMLQRLTNHVLPSTTHRVVNPPEPWASQARTSIPFFLHPNSEYLIRTLPECVTPDNPDRYPEPITADAYLTQRLVEIGLIKPS; this is encoded by the coding sequence TTGAGACAAGTGCCGACCCTGGACGTGCGCGCGCTGCGCGGCGGTGATGCCCCGAAGTTCGTGCGCGAGCTGCACGCCTCTCTGCGTGAGTTCGGCTTCGTCTGCTTCGTGGGGCACGGCGTGGACGAGGCCGTCACGGAGCCCGCCTACGACGCCCTGCGGCGCTTCTTCGCCCTGCCCGAAGAGGTGAAGCGCGGCTACCACGTCCCCGGTGGCGGCGGCGCACGCGGGTATACGGCGTTCGGCGTGGAGGCGGCCAAGGACGCGCAGCACCCGGATCTCAAAGAGTTCTGGCACGTGGGGCGCGAGTTCGAGCCCAGCAGCCCTTGGCGCGGCAGCGAGCCCGAGAACATCTGGCCGCGCGAGGTGCCCGGCTTCCAGGAGGCCACGCTGGCGCTCTACCGTGCGCTCGACGAGCTGGGCGTCACCATCCTGCGAGCCATCGCGCTGGGCCTCGGCCTGCCCGAGCGCTTCTTCGACAACGTGGTGGACCACGGCAACAGCGTGCTGCGCCCCATCCACTATCCGCCGTTGCCCAAGCCTTGCCCGCCAGGGGTGCGCGCGGCGGCGCACGAGGACATCAACCTCATCACGCTGCTGGTGTGCAGCGACGCGCCGGGCCTCGAGCTGCTCAACCGCGAAGGCCAGTGGCTGCCTCTCGGCACCGACCAGCGCATGATCGCCATGAACGTGGGCGACATGCTGCAGCGCCTCACCAACCACGTGCTGCCCTCCACCACGCACCGCGTGGTCAACCCGCCGGAGCCCTGGGCCAGCCAGGCGCGCACGTCCATCCCGTTCTTCCTGCACCCCAACTCGGAGTACCTGATCCGCACGCTGCCCGAGTGCGTCACGCCGGACAACCCGGACCGCTACCCTGAGCCCATCACGGCGGACGCCTACCTCACGCAGCGTCTGGTGGAGATCGGCCTGATCAAGCCCAGCTGA
- a CDS encoding hsp70 family protein yields MTARFIVGIDLGTTNTVVAFADTLTAGEGVLPRAQVFPLPQWVAAGEVASRPSLPSARYQATEEELPEARTLHTDGTPGVLGTLALELGARVPSRLVTSAKSWLCHGAVDRSAAILPWGAPAEVPKISPVEASASYLAHVRGAWDTEHPRHPLADQEVVLTVPASFDEAARALTLTAAKLAGLPKVRLVEEPLAAFYRFLGEHRSTLDAALGEVKLVVVVDCGGGTTDLTLIRVERRESGPRMTRIAVGDHLMLGGDNMDLLLAKRCEAQLSPERPLSALRFAQLVHECRGAKERLLSADAPESLAVTVLGSGSKLIGASLSARLVRDEVRASVLDGFFPEVTRDARPVRRAGGLMELGLPYAADAAVTRHLTAFLARHEDLAQEAVGEGVPLPDAVLFNGGVFRSDLLRERVTNTLEALRGAPVRALPHDEPDLAVALGAVAYGLARRGVGLRVGGGSARSYFLALPRETKPGSDPSSAPAEAICLLPRGSEEGEEIALRGKQFSLKLGRPVRFHLLSSTADVRHVSVGERVLLDDPERYTSLPPIAAVLDAAGGQSSSAASGDAEVTVELVTALTEVGTLEMSCVRTEDARARWKLEFQIRGQDDAQLAALHVGQLHPRFAEATARVREVYGKAKDSADVQAKDVKRLRADLEKILGPREGWDTPLLRELFGALFAGVKNRRRSPDHERVWFNLVGYTLRPGFGYPLDEWRVKQLVQAALRAGVQFAPEPQNWSEHWTLFRRIAGGLDAAAQRELLDQVEWYLEPPSRKPKPKPAGPRMLAVDDMIRLAGSLERVGAERKAQVGGWLVTRLMEHDENPQAWWAVGRLGARVPLYGSAHDVVPPHVVHEWLERCLSVEWKSDATQAPMAAALMARRSGDRVRDVAEALREAVAARLEREGKSEAWVRMVREVTTLEAADERRFFGDSIPVGLRLLE; encoded by the coding sequence ATGACAGCGCGATTCATAGTGGGCATCGACCTCGGCACCACCAACACGGTGGTGGCCTTCGCCGACACGCTCACGGCGGGCGAGGGCGTGCTGCCGCGCGCGCAGGTGTTCCCGCTGCCGCAGTGGGTGGCCGCCGGGGAGGTGGCCTCCCGTCCGAGCCTGCCGTCGGCGCGCTACCAGGCCACCGAGGAAGAGCTGCCCGAAGCGCGCACGCTGCACACGGACGGCACGCCAGGTGTGCTCGGCACGCTGGCCCTCGAGCTAGGCGCGCGCGTGCCCTCGCGGCTGGTGACCAGCGCCAAGAGCTGGCTGTGCCACGGCGCCGTGGACCGCAGCGCGGCGATCCTGCCCTGGGGCGCGCCGGCCGAGGTGCCCAAGATCTCGCCGGTGGAGGCCTCGGCCAGCTACCTGGCCCACGTGCGCGGGGCCTGGGACACCGAGCACCCACGCCACCCGCTGGCCGACCAGGAGGTGGTGCTGACGGTGCCCGCGTCGTTCGACGAGGCCGCGCGCGCGCTCACGCTCACCGCCGCGAAGCTGGCCGGACTGCCGAAGGTGCGCCTGGTGGAGGAGCCGCTGGCCGCGTTCTACCGCTTCCTGGGCGAGCACCGCAGCACGCTCGACGCGGCACTCGGCGAGGTGAAGCTGGTGGTGGTGGTGGACTGCGGCGGGGGCACCACGGACCTCACCCTCATTCGCGTGGAGCGGCGCGAGAGCGGCCCGCGCATGACGCGCATCGCCGTGGGCGACCACCTCATGCTGGGCGGCGACAACATGGACCTCTTGCTGGCCAAGCGCTGTGAGGCCCAGCTGAGCCCCGAGCGCCCGCTGAGCGCGCTGCGCTTCGCCCAGCTGGTGCACGAGTGCCGTGGCGCGAAGGAGCGGCTGCTGTCGGCCGACGCCCCCGAGTCGCTGGCGGTCACGGTGCTGGGCTCCGGCAGCAAGCTGATCGGGGCCTCGCTGAGCGCGCGCCTGGTGCGCGACGAGGTGCGGGCCAGCGTGCTCGATGGCTTCTTCCCCGAGGTCACGCGCGACGCGCGCCCGGTGCGACGCGCCGGAGGCCTGATGGAGCTGGGGCTGCCCTACGCCGCAGACGCTGCCGTGACTCGCCACCTGACGGCGTTCTTGGCGCGCCACGAAGACCTGGCGCAGGAGGCCGTGGGCGAGGGTGTGCCGCTGCCCGACGCGGTGCTCTTCAACGGTGGCGTGTTCCGCAGCGACCTGCTGCGCGAGCGCGTGACCAACACGCTCGAGGCGCTGCGCGGGGCGCCCGTGCGCGCGCTCCCGCACGACGAGCCGGACCTGGCGGTGGCCTTGGGCGCCGTGGCCTATGGGCTGGCGCGGCGCGGCGTGGGGCTGCGCGTGGGCGGTGGGTCGGCGCGCAGCTACTTCCTGGCGCTGCCGAGAGAGACCAAGCCGGGCAGTGACCCGAGCAGCGCGCCGGCCGAGGCCATCTGCCTGCTGCCGCGCGGCAGCGAGGAGGGCGAGGAGATCGCCCTGCGGGGCAAGCAGTTCTCGCTCAAGCTGGGCCGCCCGGTGCGCTTCCACCTCTTGTCCAGCACCGCAGACGTGCGCCACGTGAGCGTGGGCGAGCGCGTGCTGCTGGACGACCCCGAGCGCTACACCAGCCTGCCGCCCATCGCGGCGGTGCTGGACGCCGCGGGCGGGCAGAGCTCCTCGGCGGCGAGCGGCGACGCCGAGGTGACCGTCGAGCTGGTCACCGCCCTCACCGAGGTGGGCACGCTCGAGATGTCCTGCGTGCGCACCGAGGACGCGCGCGCCCGCTGGAAGCTGGAGTTCCAGATCCGCGGGCAGGACGACGCGCAGCTCGCGGCGCTGCACGTGGGGCAGCTGCACCCGCGCTTCGCCGAGGCCACCGCCCGCGTGCGCGAGGTGTACGGCAAGGCGAAGGACAGCGCCGACGTTCAGGCCAAGGACGTGAAGCGCTTGCGCGCCGACCTCGAGAAGATCCTGGGGCCGCGCGAGGGCTGGGACACGCCGCTGCTGCGCGAGCTGTTCGGCGCGCTGTTCGCGGGCGTGAAGAACCGCCGCCGCAGCCCCGACCACGAGCGCGTGTGGTTCAACCTGGTGGGCTACACGCTGCGCCCGGGCTTCGGCTATCCGCTCGACGAGTGGCGCGTGAAGCAGCTGGTGCAGGCCGCCCTGCGCGCGGGCGTGCAGTTCGCCCCCGAGCCGCAGAACTGGTCGGAGCACTGGACCCTCTTCCGGCGGATCGCCGGGGGCCTCGACGCGGCCGCCCAGCGCGAGCTGTTGGACCAGGTGGAGTGGTACCTCGAACCCCCCAGCCGCAAGCCCAAGCCCAAGCCCGCCGGGCCGCGCATGCTGGCGGTGGACGACATGATCCGCCTGGCCGGCTCGCTCGAGCGGGTGGGAGCGGAGCGCAAGGCCCAGGTGGGCGGCTGGCTGGTGACGCGCCTGATGGAGCACGACGAGAACCCGCAGGCCTGGTGGGCCGTGGGCCGGCTCGGCGCGCGCGTGCCGCTGTACGGGAGCGCCCACGACGTGGTGCCGCCGCACGTGGTGCACGAGTGGCTCGAGCGCTGCCTGAGCGTGGAGTGGAAGAGCGACGCCACGCAGGCGCCCATGGCGGCTGCCCTGATGGCGCGCCGCAGCGGCGACCGGGTGCGCGACGTGGCCGAGGCGCTGCGCGAGGCGGTGGCGGCCCGGCTCGAGCGCGAGGGCAAGAGCGAGGCGTGGGTGCGCATGGTCCGCGAGGTCACCACGCTAGAGGCCGCCGACGAGCGGCGCTTCTTCGGAGACTCCATCCCCGTGGGCCTGCGCCTGCTGGAATGA
- a CDS encoding D-glycerate dehydrogenase, translating to MDVVTVAQGRAARPEELREACRHASALITMLSDRVDAGFLQACPNLRVIANYAVGYDNLDLGAAAHAGVVLTNTPDVLTEATADIAFALLLGVARRVREGERLLRAGEFHGWRSDMLLGSDLHGRVFGLIGMGRIGAATARRARGFGMQIRYTNRKPVAPALAAELGAELVPLDELLATADVLSVHCPLTPETHHLLNATRLAQLKPSAILINTARGPVVDEAALADALARGALRGAGLDVYEHEPRVHPGLMERDDVMLLPHLGSATTETRAVMAELALANCLAVLAGQPPKTPIPLPAV from the coding sequence ATGGACGTCGTGACCGTGGCGCAGGGGCGTGCGGCCCGCCCGGAGGAGCTGCGCGAGGCCTGCCGTCACGCGAGTGCCCTGATCACCATGCTGTCGGACCGCGTCGACGCAGGCTTCCTGCAGGCGTGCCCCAACCTGCGGGTCATCGCGAACTACGCCGTGGGCTACGACAACCTGGACCTCGGCGCCGCCGCGCATGCGGGGGTGGTGCTGACCAACACGCCCGACGTGCTGACCGAGGCCACGGCGGACATCGCGTTCGCCCTGCTGCTGGGCGTGGCGCGCCGTGTGCGCGAGGGTGAGCGGCTGCTGCGTGCGGGCGAGTTCCATGGCTGGCGCTCGGACATGTTGCTGGGCAGTGACCTGCACGGGCGCGTCTTCGGTCTGATTGGCATGGGGCGCATCGGCGCCGCCACCGCCCGCCGGGCGCGCGGCTTCGGCATGCAGATCCGCTACACCAACCGCAAGCCCGTGGCCCCCGCGCTGGCGGCGGAGCTGGGCGCCGAGCTCGTGCCGCTCGACGAGCTCTTGGCCACGGCCGACGTGCTGAGCGTGCACTGCCCGCTCACCCCCGAGACGCACCACCTGCTGAACGCCACGCGGCTGGCCCAGCTGAAGCCGAGCGCCATCCTGATCAACACGGCGCGCGGCCCGGTGGTGGACGAGGCCGCGCTGGCGGATGCCCTCGCCCGCGGCGCGCTGCGTGGAGCCGGCCTCGACGTGTACGAGCACGAGCCGCGCGTGCACCCGGGGCTGATGGAGCGGGACGACGTGATGCTGCTCCCGCACCTGGGCAGCGCTACCACCGAGACGCGCGCCGTCATGGCCGAGCTGGCCCTGGCCAACTGCCTAGCGGTCCTGGCAGGCCAGCCACCGAAGACGCCCATCCCGCTGCCTGCGGTCTGA
- a CDS encoding MaoC family dehydratase N-terminal domain-containing protein, with protein sequence MALNRDALGFTTEPLLHEYRWQDIVLYNLSIGARRDEELHLLFEGADGKGPVVFPTYAVIPAWPAMLKLFEAVGGDMLGIVHGAQSITIHQPFAPAGRVHTVGRVAGVYDLKRLAQTTFVSETRDEAGQLLCETSWDIIFRLDGGFGGEKPPKAEKVRPPEREADFVVEEATRTEQALLYRLNGDHNPLHADPAIGEKAGFGQPILHGLCTFGHVARHVVNAACGGDPSRLRRLEGQFRKPVWPGDTLVTSGWHEGDTLVVEMRTLERPDDAPFSNARAIVAPA encoded by the coding sequence ATGGCCCTCAACCGCGACGCCCTCGGGTTCACCACCGAACCCCTCCTGCACGAGTACCGCTGGCAGGACATCGTGCTCTACAACCTCAGCATCGGTGCGCGCCGAGACGAGGAGCTGCACCTGCTGTTCGAGGGCGCCGACGGAAAGGGCCCCGTGGTCTTCCCGACCTACGCCGTCATCCCGGCGTGGCCCGCCATGCTGAAGCTGTTCGAGGCCGTGGGCGGCGACATGCTGGGCATCGTGCACGGCGCGCAGAGCATCACCATCCACCAGCCGTTCGCCCCGGCTGGCCGTGTGCACACCGTGGGCCGCGTGGCGGGCGTCTACGACCTCAAGCGCCTGGCCCAGACCACGTTCGTGAGCGAGACGCGCGACGAGGCCGGCCAGCTGCTGTGCGAGACCTCGTGGGACATCATCTTCCGCCTGGACGGTGGCTTTGGCGGCGAGAAGCCCCCCAAGGCCGAGAAGGTGCGCCCCCCCGAGCGGGAGGCCGACTTCGTGGTGGAAGAGGCCACCCGCACCGAGCAGGCGCTGCTCTACCGCCTCAATGGCGACCACAACCCGCTGCACGCGGACCCCGCCATTGGCGAGAAGGCCGGCTTCGGCCAGCCCATCTTGCACGGGCTGTGCACCTTTGGGCACGTGGCCCGGCACGTGGTGAACGCCGCCTGCGGGGGTGACCCCAGCCGCCTGCGTCGCCTCGAAGGCCAGTTCCGGAAGCCCGTGTGGCCCGGGGACACCCTGGTCACCAGCGGCTGGCACGAGGGCGACACGCTCGTGGTGGAGATGCGCACCCTGGAGCGCCCGGACGATGCTCCGTTCAGCAACGCCCGGGCCATCGTCGCCCCGGCGTGA
- a CDS encoding 2-isopropylmalate synthase, whose amino-acid sequence MTDDRELIYDWNGSERDLAAGVLLHDETLRDGIQDPSVVDPSVADKIEIVRGMDAVGIHSVDLGIPSAGRRAFAHALELANDIVAEGLAIRPACAGRTLIADIEPIARLSQKAGIPVEVMTFIGASPIRQAAEQWSGAAILARSVEAIDFAVREGLPVTFVTEDTTRSHPDLLADLFKAAIDTGAQRLCLCDTVGHATPNGVRSLVRFTRDIIAQHGSSVRIDWHGHNDRGLALANSLEAIAAGADRIHGCWLGIGERVGNASLDQLWLNLAMMRGTLDGSSHLHALRDVCEKVSEATRTPIPADYPLLGANAFKTGTGVHASAILKATARGDRALADRVYSSVPASLLGRRQEICIGPMSGLSNVHYWLRQAGLPDTPGLAAAVLEAAKQSDRNLTDPEIRHIVETVSRGAAQ is encoded by the coding sequence ATGACGGACGACCGAGAGCTGATCTACGACTGGAACGGGAGCGAGCGTGACCTCGCCGCCGGCGTCTTGCTGCATGACGAGACGCTGCGCGATGGCATCCAGGATCCATCCGTGGTGGATCCTTCCGTTGCGGACAAGATCGAGATCGTCCGCGGCATGGACGCCGTGGGCATCCACTCGGTGGACCTGGGCATCCCCAGCGCCGGGCGCCGCGCCTTCGCCCACGCCCTCGAGCTGGCCAACGACATCGTGGCCGAGGGGCTGGCCATCCGCCCCGCCTGCGCTGGGCGCACGCTCATCGCCGACATCGAGCCCATCGCGCGGCTGAGCCAGAAGGCCGGCATCCCGGTCGAGGTCATGACCTTCATCGGCGCCTCGCCCATTCGGCAGGCCGCCGAGCAGTGGTCCGGCGCCGCCATCCTGGCCCGCTCGGTGGAGGCCATCGACTTCGCCGTGCGCGAGGGGCTGCCCGTGACGTTCGTCACCGAGGACACCACCCGCTCGCACCCGGACCTCTTGGCCGACCTGTTCAAGGCGGCCATCGACACGGGCGCGCAGCGGCTCTGCCTGTGCGACACGGTGGGCCACGCCACGCCCAACGGCGTGCGCTCGCTGGTGCGCTTCACGCGCGACATCATCGCGCAGCACGGGTCGTCGGTGCGCATCGACTGGCACGGCCACAACGACCGCGGCCTCGCGCTGGCCAACAGCCTCGAGGCCATCGCGGCGGGCGCCGACCGCATCCACGGCTGCTGGTTGGGCATCGGCGAGCGCGTGGGCAACGCCTCGCTGGACCAGCTGTGGCTGAACCTGGCCATGATGCGCGGCACGCTGGACGGCAGCAGCCACCTGCACGCCCTGCGCGACGTGTGCGAGAAGGTCTCCGAGGCCACCCGCACGCCCATCCCGGCGGACTACCCGCTGCTGGGCGCCAACGCCTTCAAGACCGGCACGGGCGTGCACGCGTCGGCCATCCTCAAGGCCACGGCGCGCGGCGACCGGGCGCTCGCGGACCGCGTGTACTCCAGCGTCCCCGCCAGCCTGCTGGGTCGCCGCCAAGAGATCTGCATCGGCCCCATGAGCGGCCTGAGCAACGTGCACTACTGGCTGCGCCAAGCGGGTTTGCCCGACACGCCGGGGCTCGCCGCGGCCGTGCTGGAAGCCGCCAAGCAGAGCGACCGCAACCTGACCGACCCGGAGATCCGCCACATCGTGGAGACCGTGTCCCGCGGGGCGGCTCAGTAG